The DNA region ATTCCGCTGGGAATCGAAGCAGCAGGACACAATCACCATCTCCCGGCAGGACCTGATGAAGACCTGGATCGTCATGCCGAAGCAGAAAACCTATATGGAGATGACCTTCGATCCCTCCAAGGCTCAGGAGCCCCAGGAGAAGATGAAAGGTGAAATCAGCCGGAAACTGGTCGGCTCGGACACGGTCGACGGCCATCCCACGAAAAAGTACGAGATCACTTACAAGGACGGGCAGAGGCAGATGAAGTCCTACCAGTGGCTGGCGACGGACCTGAACCAATTCCCCGTCAAGTCGGCTGCCGTGGACGGAAGCTGGAGCATGGAGTACCGGAACATCCGCATGGGAAGCCAACCGGACAGCCTCTTCGAGCCGCCCGCAGGATTCAAGAAAATGGCCATGCCCGGCATGCCGGCGAGACCGCGCCGATAGAATCGGTATTGAGGGACAGCGCACCATGGAGATCTCATCCCGTCATGTCGGAACCACGCTCAGGACCTATGAGACGGCCGTGACCTGGCGTCAGACGACGAATTATGCCGCCGCGCTGGGCGACGGCAACCCCTGGTATCTCGACGATTCACGGCCCGGTGGCATCGTCGCCCCGCCCATGTTCTCCGTCGCCGTCACCTGGCCGGTAACGGAGCGGATCGCCGAATTCATCGAGTCGGCAAAGTTCCCGAAGGAGATCGTCAACACCCAGGTCCACTACACGGAGCACCTGGCCATCCACCGCCTCGTCCGGCCGGAGGACAGGCTCTCCTTGAGAGGCCGTATCGCGGCGATTCTCCCCCACAAGGCGGGAACGCTTTTCGTCATTCGCTACGACGTGTCCGACGAGGCCGGAAATCCCGTATTCACGGAACACATCGGCGGCATGATGCGGGGCGTCCGGTGCGTCGACGAGGGCCGCGGCGCGGAAACTCTACCCGAGGCACCGTCTTTCGAGGCCATCGGACCGCCCATCTGGGAAGCCTCGGTATTCGTGGACCGAACGGCTCCCTTCGTCTACGACGGCTGCACCAATATTTACTTCCCGATCCACACCTCCGTGGCCTTCGCCCGCGCCGTGGGCCTCCCGGACATTATCCACCAGGGGACGGCAACGCTTGCCCTGGCCGTCCGGGAGGTGACGAACCGCGAGGCGGACGGCAATCCTCATCGGGTAAAGTCCATCTCCTGCCGTTTTACCGGCATGGTGATTCCCGGATCGGAGATCCGGATCCGCCTGATCGGAAGAGCGTCGAAAGGACCCGCCACTCACTGTTTCTTCGAGGTCGAGAACGCCGAGGGAAAACGCGCCATTCGAGACGGGGCCGTCGTCCTCGGCTTGGCCTGATTCTTTCGTTCTGCGGGAACAACATGCCCGGCCGATCCTGCAGCCGGTATCCCTTTCACCCCCTTACCCATCGCCGCCAAAGGAGGGAATCATGGACTGGCAGAAACTGAATCTTACCTGGCATTACGTGGAAAAATGGGCCGCGGAGAAGCCCGGAGCCGAGGCCCTGGTCTTCGGGGACGAGCGCCTCACCTGGGGGGACTTCAAGGCCCGCATGGACGGCATCGCCAAGGCCTTCCTGGCCGCGGGCGTACAGCCCGGAGACCGGGTGGCCCTCCTGTCGGCGGCCCGGAATGAGTTTCTCACGACCTACATGGCAGCGGGAAAGATCGGCGCCATGTGGCTGGGCCTGAACCCGAAGTTCACCCTCGACGAACTGCGCTACCAGGTGGGCGACGCGAAGCCTGCCGTCCTCATGGCCGTCCGCACGTTTCTCGGCAACGACCTGGCCGGGACCATCGAGGCCCTGAAGAACGAGTTCCCGTTCCTGAAGAAGGTCTTCGTCATCGGCGAGCCCGTTCCGGGAACGGAAAACTTCGCGGCCTTCACGTCCCTGCCCCGGCCGGAGCTGGACGCCGCCCTGGCGGAGCGTGCCGCCCGGGTGAAGCAAACCGACGACGCGCTCCTCATGTACACCTCCGGCTCGACGGGCAAGCCCAAGGGCGTCGTCCACACCCACCGGAGCATCGTGGAAAACATCAAAGTGGAGGTGCAGAAGTTTTATGTCGGTGAGGACATGAGGGCCTTGCTCCACTTCCCCATCAACCACGTGGCGGCGGACGTGGAGATCGGCTTCGCCGCCATCCTGGCGGGGGGCTGCACCGTCTTCATGGATTCCTTCGATCCCGTGGGCTCCCTGAAAATGATCGAGAAGGAGAAGATCACCATGTTCGGGCAGCTCCCGGTCATGTTCCTCCTCCAGATGCGGCAGCCCGAGTTCTTCCAGACCGATTTCAGTGCGCTGAAACTCGTCGCCTGGGCCGGCGCCGCGGCCCCGAAGGTCATGCTCGACGTCCTCTCCGGGATCTGCGCCCAGACGGGGGCGATGCTGATCACCGGCTACGGCAGCACGGAGGTCTGCGGGTTCGTCACGTTCACCGAGAAGGGCGATGACATGGAAACCCTCATGAAGACGGCCGGGAAGATCGCACCGCCCTTCGAGCTGAAGATCGTCGACGGCGAGCGCCGGGAGCTTCCCGACGGCCAAGTCGGCGAGATCGCCGTCCGGGGACCCTTCATGTTCAAGGAATACCTGAATAATCCGAAGGCCACGGCGGACGTGCTGGACAGGGACGGCTGGTACTACACGACCGACCTCGCCTGGAAGGACGACCGGGGCTACATCCATATCACCGGCCGCAAGTCGGAGATGTTCAAAACCGGCGGGGAGAACGTCTACCCCCGTGAGATCGAGGAGATCCTGGAGGTCCAGGGAAAGGTCCTCTTCTCCGCCGTCATCGGCGTCCCCGACGAGATCTACCAGGAGGTCGGCTGGGCCTTCGTCATGCCCATGCCGGGCCAGGAAGTCACGGAGGAGGAACTCCGGGAATACTGCAAGGGGAAAATGGCCAACTTCAAGGTCCCGAAAAAGTTCATCATCCGGCCCCTCCTGCCGCTTCTGGCCAACGGAAAGGTGAGCAAGCTGGCGCTGAAGGATGAGATCAAAGAGATGACGAAGGGCTGACGGCCCGCTATAAAGCCGGGGCGCGGGGGCTGTCACGGGAAGCAAGGGGGACAGGTTCATACCTGTCCCCCTTTTATCTGCTCCTAAACTGGTCCCACCAATTTTGCGACAGGGCCGATAGCCAGAGGCAGTTTTGTTATACCGCTATCATTTCGGCCAGGTTCTCTTCCCTGAATCATGGAAGACCTTCCAGGAAAGTCGCCATCGGAAGTTCGTCCCTGGCATCGCTTTCCTGGAGGGTCCTTTCATTGCGGTCGCAGGCACTTTCAATCAGATGCATGCGCTGCCTTCATGATGCGGCTTCATAAGCCCAGCACGAAAAACCGCCATCCATGAATTTGACGTTTGTAAACCCTGAGCACGAAAGAATTCTTTGCGCCTCATAGCTTCTAATGCCTACCTGACACAGCGTGATGATCGTTTTGTCCCTGGGAATTCTCCCGATTTCATTGCGGAGCTGTTCGAGAGGGATATTAACAACATGCGGATCGG from Syntrophaceae bacterium includes:
- a CDS encoding acyl--CoA ligase — translated: MDWQKLNLTWHYVEKWAAEKPGAEALVFGDERLTWGDFKARMDGIAKAFLAAGVQPGDRVALLSAARNEFLTTYMAAGKIGAMWLGLNPKFTLDELRYQVGDAKPAVLMAVRTFLGNDLAGTIEALKNEFPFLKKVFVIGEPVPGTENFAAFTSLPRPELDAALAERAARVKQTDDALLMYTSGSTGKPKGVVHTHRSIVENIKVEVQKFYVGEDMRALLHFPINHVAADVEIGFAAILAGGCTVFMDSFDPVGSLKMIEKEKITMFGQLPVMFLLQMRQPEFFQTDFSALKLVAWAGAAAPKVMLDVLSGICAQTGAMLITGYGSTEVCGFVTFTEKGDDMETLMKTAGKIAPPFELKIVDGERRELPDGQVGEIAVRGPFMFKEYLNNPKATADVLDRDGWYYTTDLAWKDDRGYIHITGRKSEMFKTGGENVYPREIEEILEVQGKVLFSAVIGVPDEIYQEVGWAFVMPMPGQEVTEEELREYCKGKMANFKVPKKFIIRPLLPLLANGKVSKLALKDEIKEMTKG
- a CDS encoding DUF4412 domain-containing protein, giving the protein MKKRLFVLAAMMIALIFAGTALAMEFSADMVNKGKGGKGMTSKVYMKDKKFRWESKQQDTITISRQDLMKTWIVMPKQKTYMEMTFDPSKAQEPQEKMKGEISRKLVGSDTVDGHPTKKYEITYKDGQRQMKSYQWLATDLNQFPVKSAAVDGSWSMEYRNIRMGSQPDSLFEPPAGFKKMAMPGMPARPRR